A single genomic interval of Cellvibrio sp. PSBB023 harbors:
- a CDS encoding CPBP family intramembrane glutamic endopeptidase: MNKKEFAAGLVLAVVIAMLVMVGWLPLANAVGLLGVACLAWFFRKEGLNRWIKIGVFLCLVPLVFWVATYRPEGFSYPLALSLPGNTEGAPCFELFVNLSKAIVGFCLLFFLWPRLRSDEFIASPIYSFLAALLAPALIVAIAIPVLELHWQPKPVAQMAAFAMVNLFVIASAEEAFMRLLLQQSLRNAVAKVSAHRWLQELFPLLVVTVIFVAIHAGLSGAAVWVYALAGFLYGLNYTLSKSILYPIMIHFWVNQLHFSLLTYPL, from the coding sequence GTGAATAAAAAAGAATTTGCAGCGGGTTTGGTGTTGGCGGTTGTGATCGCGATGTTGGTCATGGTGGGCTGGTTGCCTTTGGCTAATGCAGTGGGTTTGCTGGGCGTTGCTTGTCTTGCGTGGTTTTTCCGCAAAGAAGGATTAAATCGCTGGATTAAAATCGGTGTGTTTTTATGTTTGGTGCCGCTGGTATTTTGGGTGGCAACTTATCGGCCGGAAGGTTTTTCTTATCCTTTGGCGTTATCGCTGCCGGGCAATACAGAGGGAGCGCCGTGCTTTGAATTATTTGTGAATCTGTCCAAAGCGATTGTGGGTTTTTGTCTATTGTTTTTTCTGTGGCCCCGGTTGCGAAGTGACGAATTTATAGCATCGCCAATTTACTCATTTTTGGCTGCCTTACTTGCGCCCGCGCTAATTGTTGCAATTGCAATTCCGGTACTGGAATTGCATTGGCAGCCAAAACCCGTCGCACAAATGGCTGCGTTTGCCATGGTTAATTTGTTTGTGATCGCATCTGCCGAAGAAGCATTTATGCGGCTGCTCTTACAACAGTCCCTGCGCAATGCTGTGGCAAAGGTCAGTGCCCATCGCTGGTTACAAGAGTTATTTCCCTTGTTGGTCGTGACGGTCATTTTTGTAGCGATACACGCGGGTTTGAGTGGTGCTGCAGTTTGGGTCTATGCCTTGGCCGGTTTTTTATATGGGCTGAACTATACCTTGAGCAAAAGTATTCTTTACCCGATTATGATTCATTTTTGGGTTAATCAATTGCACTTCTCACTCCTTACTTATCCGCTCTAA
- a CDS encoding PEP-CTERM sorting domain-containing protein produces the protein MKLISVVSLLLLLMAPSAMAGLVSLDINKLTTYDWAADEAVVGGNLSFLIDEAVADTDIAPNQGRYYDAIKGGTFKNFQTGETYLFDLDTQNCIDILTFDSLYSDVNLKGYLKNEHGKSVFFEIGMRFVSKADDYLHSLKNNPKVLGSSVLFNLFEEWDHFQGYDPENVSVKPINEVSEPAPLFLLLIGVGTLALRKKRDLSLQ, from the coding sequence ATGAAACTCATAAGTGTAGTGAGTTTACTGTTATTGCTAATGGCTCCTTCTGCCATGGCTGGTTTAGTGAGTTTGGATATCAATAAGCTGACAACCTATGATTGGGCTGCAGATGAGGCTGTGGTTGGCGGTAACCTTTCTTTTCTGATCGATGAGGCGGTTGCTGATACGGATATAGCTCCTAACCAAGGGCGTTACTATGATGCAATTAAAGGAGGTACATTTAAAAACTTTCAAACAGGTGAAACTTATCTTTTCGATCTTGATACACAAAACTGCATCGACATACTCACATTCGACAGTCTTTATTCCGATGTGAACTTAAAAGGGTATTTAAAAAACGAGCATGGCAAAAGTGTTTTTTTTGAAATCGGAATGAGGTTTGTTTCCAAGGCGGATGATTATCTGCATTCGCTGAAAAATAATCCCAAGGTGTTAGGCAGTTCGGTGTTATTTAATTTATTCGAAGAATGGGATCATTTTCAGGGATATGACCCTGAAAATGTTAGTGTTAAACCAATCAATGAAGTCTCTGAGCCAGCACCATTGTTTTTATTGTTGATAGGGGTTGGCACTTTGGCTTTGCGCAAAAAACGCGATCTTTCTCTGCAGTAA
- a CDS encoding ATP-dependent DNA helicase RecQ, which translates to MSHTLAVLQNTFQLNQFRPGQEPVINALLAGRSALAVFPTGGGKSLCYQLPALLLDGLTLVVSPLIALMKDQVDALQSLGIAAARLDSSLSKDETQAIYDGIYQRHIKLLYVAPERLKNERFVQRLAHCRISLLAIDEAHCISEWGHNFRPDYLTLADLAKTLRVERVLALTATATPSVAADICKQFSIAPQDHVQTSFARPNLQLRVTPCTSEERLGLLLARLQRHPPGAATIVYVTLQKTAEMVAEAINAAGLHAAHYHAGLKDDEREQVQNQFMSGEVPVVVATIAFGMGIDKSNIRAVYHFNLPKSIENYVQEIGRAGRDGGVSLCEMFAVGDDVRVLENFTYGDTPTAESLRALVQHLLAFDDVFDISTYELSHQFDLRPLVLNTALTYLELRGVLSAQSPFYTEYKINFLQDQSFILAQFDAERTGFLQRLFAAGRTGRKWLTLDMLTIATQLQSPKERIAKALDYLAEKGWIELTVANLRQGYKNNHPHCPADEVEALCRYLGQLFAEREARDIQRIHGVLDFVNNPACLSQQLMQYFGEASAVPCGICNHCRLSQPAKVVLPARESLTVAQHSLLSGLKQEAHPALQQPRQLARFLCGLPSPATSRSRLKSHPAFGALAEVSFPLLIEAAASS; encoded by the coding sequence ATGTCCCATACCCTTGCGGTATTACAAAACACATTTCAATTAAACCAGTTTCGCCCCGGTCAAGAGCCTGTGATTAATGCGCTGCTTGCTGGTCGTTCGGCGTTAGCCGTATTTCCTACCGGTGGCGGTAAGAGTTTGTGTTATCAATTGCCCGCGCTACTGCTGGATGGTTTGACGCTGGTGGTATCGCCACTGATTGCATTGATGAAAGATCAGGTCGATGCATTGCAATCCTTGGGTATTGCGGCGGCGCGTCTGGATTCATCGCTCAGTAAAGACGAAACACAAGCGATTTATGATGGTATTTATCAGCGTCACATAAAGTTGTTGTATGTGGCACCGGAGCGACTGAAGAACGAGCGGTTTGTGCAGCGCCTTGCGCATTGTCGGATAAGTTTGTTGGCGATTGATGAGGCGCATTGTATTTCCGAGTGGGGGCATAATTTCCGTCCCGATTATTTAACCCTTGCGGATCTTGCTAAAACCTTGCGTGTTGAGCGCGTTTTGGCTTTGACCGCAACGGCTACGCCCAGTGTGGCAGCAGATATCTGCAAACAATTTTCTATCGCGCCGCAAGATCATGTACAGACCAGTTTTGCTCGCCCTAATTTGCAGTTGCGCGTAACACCCTGCACAAGCGAGGAGCGCTTGGGGTTACTGCTAGCGCGGTTACAGCGGCATCCGCCGGGAGCGGCGACCATTGTATATGTCACCTTGCAAAAGACGGCGGAAATGGTTGCTGAGGCGATTAACGCGGCGGGGTTGCATGCAGCGCATTATCACGCCGGGTTAAAGGATGATGAGCGTGAGCAGGTGCAGAACCAATTTATGTCAGGTGAAGTGCCGGTAGTGGTGGCAACTATCGCCTTTGGTATGGGGATTGATAAAAGTAACATCCGTGCGGTGTACCATTTTAACTTGCCCAAATCGATTGAAAATTATGTGCAGGAGATTGGTCGTGCCGGTCGTGATGGTGGTGTTTCCCTGTGTGAAATGTTTGCCGTTGGCGATGATGTTCGAGTGCTGGAAAACTTTACTTATGGCGATACCCCTACGGCAGAGAGTTTGCGCGCACTGGTGCAGCATTTACTCGCCTTTGATGATGTGTTTGATATTTCCACCTACGAGTTATCCCATCAATTTGATCTCCGTCCGCTGGTGTTAAACACGGCACTGACTTACCTGGAGTTGCGCGGTGTTCTCAGTGCCCAGAGTCCTTTTTATACAGAATACAAAATTAATTTCCTGCAAGATCAGTCATTTATTCTTGCGCAATTTGATGCGGAGCGCACCGGGTTTTTGCAGCGATTATTTGCTGCTGGACGCACAGGGCGAAAGTGGCTGACGCTCGATATGCTCACCATCGCTACCCAATTACAATCCCCCAAAGAACGGATTGCCAAGGCGCTGGATTATTTAGCTGAAAAAGGCTGGATTGAATTAACGGTGGCCAATTTGCGGCAGGGCTATAAAAATAATCATCCGCATTGCCCTGCAGATGAAGTGGAGGCGCTGTGCCGCTATCTGGGACAGTTGTTTGCAGAGCGGGAAGCGCGCGATATTCAGCGTATTCATGGGGTGTTGGATTTTGTTAATAATCCGGCGTGCCTCAGCCAGCAATTGATGCAGTATTTTGGCGAGGCAAGTGCAGTGCCTTGCGGCATTTGCAATCACTGCCGCCTGTCGCAACCGGCGAAGGTCGTTTTGCCTGCAAGGGAGTCATTAACAGTGGCGCAGCATAGTTTGCTGTCTGGGCTCAAGCAGGAGGCGCATCCGGCCTTACAACAACCGCGGCAATTGGCGCGGTTTTTATGTGGCTTGCCCAGTCCCGCGACCAGCCGTTCGCGGCTGAAATCCCATCCTGCATTCGGAGCATTGGCGGAGGTTTCTTTTCCGTTATTAATCGAGGCTGCTGCGTCATCTTGA
- a CDS encoding sugar phosphate isomerase/epimerase — protein MRTLKGPAIFLAQFLGDTAPFNSLDSIAGWVASLGFKGVQIPTWDKRVFDLEKAATSAEYCAEFQATLAKHGLVATELSTHLQGQLVAVHPAYDEMFDGFAPESVRGNPKARQAWAVEQLMLAAQASKNLGLTAHATFSGALLWPYLYPWPQRPAGLVEQGFAELAKRWLPILDAFDKAGVDVCYEIHPGEDLHDGATFERFLAAVDNHPRANILFDPSHFVLQQLDYLAFIDRYHARIKMFHVKDAEFNPSAQQGVYGGYESWVDRAGRFRSLGDGQVDFKQIFSKFAAYDYEGWAVLEWECALKHPEVGAEEGAKFIQQHIIKVTERAFDDFAKSGIDEAKNRKILGL, from the coding sequence ATGAGAACGCTCAAAGGCCCCGCGATTTTCCTTGCACAATTTCTTGGTGATACCGCTCCGTTCAACAGCCTCGACAGTATTGCGGGTTGGGTTGCAAGCCTGGGTTTTAAAGGGGTGCAAATCCCTACTTGGGATAAGCGTGTATTTGACCTGGAAAAAGCGGCGACCAGCGCAGAATATTGCGCCGAGTTTCAAGCGACCCTTGCCAAACACGGTTTGGTTGCCACCGAGTTGTCGACCCATTTGCAAGGCCAGTTAGTGGCAGTGCATCCGGCGTACGACGAAATGTTTGACGGTTTTGCCCCCGAGTCTGTGCGTGGTAATCCCAAAGCGCGCCAAGCTTGGGCGGTAGAGCAATTAATGTTGGCGGCCCAGGCAAGTAAAAACCTCGGGTTGACCGCCCATGCGACCTTCTCCGGTGCGCTGCTCTGGCCTTATCTCTACCCATGGCCGCAGCGCCCTGCTGGTTTGGTAGAGCAAGGGTTTGCTGAATTGGCCAAGCGCTGGCTGCCAATCCTGGATGCCTTCGATAAAGCGGGCGTAGATGTGTGCTACGAAATTCACCCCGGTGAAGACCTGCACGATGGTGCTACCTTCGAGCGTTTCCTTGCCGCTGTGGATAACCACCCGCGCGCGAATATCCTGTTTGACCCATCGCATTTCGTATTGCAACAGCTCGATTACCTGGCCTTTATCGATCGCTATCACGCGCGTATCAAAATGTTCCATGTGAAAGATGCGGAATTTAACCCCAGTGCCCAGCAGGGTGTTTACGGCGGTTATGAGAGCTGGGTGGATCGCGCTGGTCGCTTCCGTTCACTGGGCGACGGTCAAGTGGATTTCAAACAAATCTTCTCCAAATTTGCCGCTTACGATTACGAAGGCTGGGCGGTGCTGGAGTGGGAATGTGCCTTGAAGCATCCGGAAGTGGGTGCTGAAGAGGGTGCTAAATTTATCCAGCAGCACATCATTAAAGTTACTGAGCGCGCGTTTGATGACTTTGCCAAGAGTGGCATCGACGAAGCCAAAAACCGCAAAATCCTCGGTCTGTAA